In a single window of the Micromonospora inositola genome:
- a CDS encoding pyridoxamine 5'-phosphate oxidase family protein, producing MSKEPTTAEESRGRVTELIRDARICLLTTTAVDGRLVSRPMGLQAAEFDGDLWFFAYASSAKVRQIRVNPQVNVGFSDQRQHAWVSVAGTAQEGWDRARAEELWNPLLKTWFPDGLDTPGITLIKVHASSAEYWDSPGSTVVNLLGFAKATVTGQPPEAGQNHAVSY from the coding sequence ATGAGCAAGGAGCCGACCACCGCCGAGGAGTCCCGGGGGCGGGTCACCGAGCTGATCAGGGACGCCCGGATCTGCCTGCTGACCACGACCGCCGTGGACGGCCGGCTGGTCAGCCGGCCGATGGGCCTGCAGGCCGCGGAGTTCGACGGCGATCTGTGGTTCTTCGCCTACGCCAGCTCTGCAAAGGTCCGCCAGATCCGGGTGAACCCACAGGTCAACGTCGGTTTCTCCGACCAGCGCCAGCACGCCTGGGTCTCCGTCGCGGGCACCGCGCAGGAGGGCTGGGACCGGGCCCGCGCCGAGGAGTTGTGGAACCCGCTGCTCAAGACCTGGTTCCCGGACGGGCTGGACACCCCGGGCATCACGCTGATCAAGGTGCACGCCAGCTCGGCCGAGTACTGGGACTCGCCCGGCAGCACCGTGGTGAACCTGCTCGGCTTCGCCAAGGCAACGGTGACCGGGCAGCCGCCGGAGGCGGGGCAGAACCACGCGGTCAGCTACTGA